The Leptotrichia sp. OH3620_COT-345 genome segment TTTACAGGATTATTAAGTTTCAAAAAACTTATTCCTGTATTTATTACTCCGTCTTCGGGTCTTGCATGGGGCATTGCCAAATTTTCTCTTAATACTACATAAAAGCCCAATTCATTTATACTTTTTATCATCGCATGTATATATCTTTCTTCAATCACACCTTTTTCAAGTAGAGGCTTTCCCGCTATACGTATACTTTCCTCCCAGTTTTCTACAAAATCAAGTATCTGTATATTCCCATTCAGTTCTTTTTTCAACATACAAGTTCCTTTCTGAAATATCGTTCCAATTCTTCATATTCCGACATCTGTGAAATTTTTTCAATAAATCCGTATTTAGTTACAAGCTCAAACAAATCATTAATTATATTTAAGTGATTATCTTTATCGATAGTTGCAAAGCTTAAAAATATATTTGCACCTTTTCCGTTGGGGAAAAAAACTTTTTCTTTTACAACTAATAATGAAATACCGCTTTTCAAGACATTTTCCGAAATTCCTGCATGGGGTATCGCAAGTCCTTCTTCAATTACTATATATGCTCCATGTTTTTCTAC includes the following:
- a CDS encoding PTS sugar transporter subunit IIA; the protein is MLKKELNGNIQILDFVENWEESIRIAGKPLLEKGVIEERYIHAMIKSINELGFYVVLRENLAMPHARPEDGVINTGISFLKLNNPVNYGEQKIYLIFILASKDADSHMEILMKLMELFQNDKCIDKLINANNIQEIEEIIKEY